The Desulfuromonas thiophila genome contains a region encoding:
- the rmuC gene encoding DNA recombination protein RmuC → MIEKLLWIACGLSLMATVFSLLAMIKSGRKEEHDNQDIQGELRAGREEALNAAKTLREEITSHFQSVATTLTGSLTTMGNLQLERLGAMTEQLKGFEVSNRESLEKVRNTFDEKVKELQGGNENKITEMRITLTDGMKDISTRFAESAAQLGRAQKEQLEGMSDQLRQMNESNQSSIDRVRRTLDERVGQLQENNEKKFTEIRGAMAEGLNRAGETIAKSTEGMADVQKEKLEGVTRQLKELNSSNQQAIDRIRSTLDERVKELQYTNEKKLDEMRKTVDEKLHDTLEKRLGESFKLVSDRLEAVHKGLGEMQGLANGVGDLKRVLTNVKARGTWAEVQLGAILDQILTPNQYDKNVCVKPETAERVEFAVRLPGSKDDPNSVVYLPIDSKFPQEDYARLQDAADKADPVAVQTATDALLRAVKGSAKEIHDKYINPPATTDFAILFLPTEGLYAEVLRQPSIVEDLQHNYRIVVAGPTNLVAILSSLRVGFQTLAIEQRASEVWRVLAAVKTEFGRFGEVLSKVKKQLNTASKTINDTEVRTRAMERKLRSVEQLPESDSEKILNFEGSGDSSSDIS, encoded by the coding sequence ATGATCGAAAAACTTTTATGGATCGCCTGTGGGCTTTCTCTGATGGCTACAGTTTTTTCTTTATTAGCTATGATAAAAAGTGGACGCAAGGAAGAGCACGATAATCAGGATATCCAGGGTGAGCTGCGTGCAGGGCGAGAAGAGGCGCTAAATGCGGCTAAGACTCTGCGTGAAGAAATAACCAGTCATTTTCAGTCGGTTGCTACGACGCTCACAGGCTCGCTTACGACTATGGGGAATTTGCAGCTAGAGCGACTGGGAGCCATGACAGAACAGCTAAAGGGGTTTGAGGTATCGAATCGAGAATCACTAGAGAAGGTTCGTAACACCTTCGATGAGAAAGTGAAAGAGCTCCAAGGTGGGAATGAGAATAAAATTACAGAAATGCGCATAACACTTACCGACGGTATGAAAGATATCAGCACCAGGTTTGCCGAGTCTGCCGCGCAACTTGGTAGGGCGCAAAAAGAGCAGCTTGAAGGGATGTCAGACCAACTCCGGCAGATGAATGAGTCTAATCAGTCGTCAATTGATCGGGTACGTAGGACGCTTGATGAGCGAGTTGGGCAGTTGCAGGAAAACAACGAGAAAAAATTTACAGAAATTCGTGGGGCCATGGCAGAAGGACTCAACCGGGCAGGCGAAACCATAGCTAAATCGACTGAAGGTATGGCCGACGTGCAAAAAGAGAAACTGGAAGGGGTGACCAGGCAACTTAAAGAATTAAATTCCAGCAACCAGCAGGCAATTGATCGTATCCGTTCGACGCTGGACGAACGGGTGAAAGAGCTTCAGTATACCAACGAGAAGAAGCTTGATGAAATGCGCAAAACAGTCGATGAAAAGCTTCATGACACTCTGGAGAAACGCTTGGGTGAATCTTTCAAGCTGGTAAGTGACCGACTTGAAGCTGTACATAAAGGGTTAGGAGAAATGCAAGGCTTGGCCAATGGCGTGGGGGATCTGAAGAGAGTTCTTACCAACGTAAAAGCCCGTGGCACTTGGGCCGAGGTACAGTTAGGTGCCATACTAGATCAGATTCTCACCCCTAACCAGTATGATAAAAATGTCTGCGTGAAGCCGGAAACTGCCGAGCGCGTAGAGTTTGCTGTACGGTTGCCCGGGTCAAAGGATGACCCAAACAGCGTGGTGTACTTGCCGATAGATTCGAAATTCCCTCAGGAAGATTATGCACGCCTGCAGGATGCAGCTGATAAAGCGGATCCTGTCGCCGTGCAGACAGCCACCGATGCGCTGTTGCGTGCAGTTAAGGGTTCAGCTAAAGAAATTCACGATAAATATATTAATCCACCAGCAACAACGGACTTTGCGATTCTTTTTTTACCGACTGAAGGCCTATACGCTGAAGTGTTGCGCCAGCCTTCAATCGTGGAAGATCTTCAACATAACTACCGAATTGTGGTGGCTGGGCCGACAAATCTTGTAGCTATCCTTAGTAGCTTGCGGGTGGGCTTCCAAACTCTGGCTATTGAACAACGTGCCTCTGAAGTCTGGCGTGTGCTTGCTGCTGTAAAAACAGAATTCGGAAGATTCGGCGAAGTTCTCTCCAAAGTGAAAAAGCAACTCAATACTGCATCGAAAACCATTAACGATACGGAGGTTCGTACTCGCGCAATGGAACGCAAGCTTCGTTCGGTTGAACAATTGCCCGAATCAGATTCAGAAAAAATTTTAAATTTTGAGGGTTCGGGTGATTCCAGTTCTGATATCAGTTAA